From one Deinococcus aetherius genomic stretch:
- a CDS encoding SRPBCC family protein has product MDVGSPLGGPATSGIADALKGALPGGTGKASQEQRRVTLILGGVLLTLGLRRVSFGGAALALAGGALLYRELSRQSGQAGAETHMAEVTRSITIGKSAAELYRFWREGGHLPRVMGHFAEITETDMDQAHWTVRVPGGRSLSWDTRVVESRPGELVSWQSLPGTELPNRGEVHFRPAPGDRGTEVTLRLHFQPPGGTLGAAAARALNGLVPSLLVGDALRRFKSLVETGEIPTLDRNPSARASTA; this is encoded by the coding sequence ATGGACGTGGGAAGCCCATTGGGAGGACCGGCCACGAGCGGAATTGCGGACGCGCTCAAGGGGGCGCTTCCGGGGGGAACAGGCAAGGCGAGTCAGGAGCAGCGCCGGGTCACCCTGATCCTCGGCGGGGTTCTGCTGACGCTCGGCCTGCGGCGCGTCTCGTTCGGTGGCGCGGCGCTGGCGCTCGCGGGCGGCGCCCTGCTGTACCGGGAACTGAGCAGGCAGTCCGGTCAAGCTGGGGCGGAAACCCACATGGCCGAGGTGACGCGCTCCATCACCATCGGCAAGTCCGCCGCCGAGCTGTACCGCTTCTGGCGCGAGGGGGGACACCTGCCCCGCGTCATGGGGCACTTCGCCGAGATCACCGAGACGGACATGGATCAGGCGCACTGGACGGTGCGCGTTCCCGGTGGGCGCAGTCTCTCCTGGGACACCCGGGTCGTGGAAAGCCGCCCCGGAGAACTGGTGAGCTGGCAGTCGCTGCCGGGCACCGAGCTGCCCAACCGGGGCGAGGTGCACTTCCGTCCCGCGCCGGGCGACCGCGGCACCGAGGTCACGTTGCGCCTGCACTTCCAGCCGCCCGGCGGCACGCTCGGCGCAGCGGCGGCGAGGGCATTGAACGGGCTGGTGCCGAGCCTGCTGGTAGGAGACGCCCTGCGCCGCTTCAAGAGCCTGGTCGAAACGGGTGAGATTCCCACGCTGGACCGCAACCCCTCGGCCCGGGCGAGCACCGCCTGA
- a CDS encoding zinc-dependent alcohol dehydrogenase, with amino-acid sequence MKALVWQGVNRVGVETVPDPTILQPTDAIVRITSTAICGSDLHLLDGYIPTMVHGDILGHEFMGEVVEVGREVRKVKVGDRVIVPFPIACGHCWFCQHDLTSLCDNSNANAKLAEKMFGYAPSGIYGYSHLTGGYAGGQAQFARTLYADDNLFKIPGGLTDDQVLFLTDILPTGYMGALNCDIQAGDTVAVYGCGPVGLFTIMSAFLLGAGRVIAIDRFPYRLAKAAALGADPLNYEQEEVLEALKLRTGGRGPDSVVDAVGMESHGLGLGGLADAVKQTTRVLESDRPHALRSAIISVRKGGTVSVPGVFGGFGDKIPLGAFMNKALTMRTGQTHVHRFVPRLLEHIVKGEIDPTVIISHRLSLDEAPHGYHIFKHKEDHCVKCVLDPWAAPRQGNASGTSKAMGAD; translated from the coding sequence ATGAAAGCGCTGGTGTGGCAGGGCGTGAACCGCGTGGGCGTCGAGACTGTCCCGGACCCGACCATCCTGCAACCGACGGACGCCATCGTGCGGATTACCTCCACCGCCATCTGCGGCAGCGACCTGCACCTCCTCGATGGGTACATTCCCACCATGGTGCACGGGGACATCCTCGGGCATGAATTCATGGGGGAGGTCGTGGAGGTCGGCCGTGAGGTGCGGAAGGTCAAGGTGGGGGACCGGGTCATCGTGCCGTTCCCCATCGCGTGTGGGCACTGCTGGTTCTGCCAGCACGACCTCACCTCCCTGTGCGACAACAGCAATGCCAACGCGAAACTCGCGGAGAAGATGTTCGGGTACGCGCCGAGTGGCATTTACGGGTACTCACACCTCACAGGCGGGTACGCGGGCGGGCAGGCGCAGTTCGCGCGGACGCTGTACGCGGACGACAACCTCTTCAAGATTCCTGGCGGCCTGACGGACGACCAGGTGCTGTTCCTCACCGACATCCTCCCCACCGGGTACATGGGCGCACTGAACTGCGACATCCAGGCGGGCGATACGGTCGCCGTGTACGGCTGCGGGCCAGTCGGGCTGTTCACGATCATGAGCGCGTTCCTGCTGGGCGCGGGCCGTGTGATCGCCATCGACCGCTTCCCGTACCGCCTCGCAAAGGCCGCGGCGCTGGGCGCGGACCCCCTGAATTACGAGCAGGAGGAGGTGCTGGAGGCGCTGAAGCTCCGCACCGGCGGGCGCGGCCCGGACAGCGTGGTGGACGCGGTCGGCATGGAATCGCACGGCCTCGGCCTGGGTGGGCTGGCGGACGCCGTGAAGCAGACCACCCGCGTCCTGGAAAGCGACCGCCCGCACGCGCTGCGCTCCGCGATCATCTCCGTACGCAAGGGCGGTACGGTGAGCGTGCCGGGCGTGTTCGGCGGCTTCGGGGACAAGATTCCACTTGGCGCATTCATGAACAAGGCGCTTACCATGCGCACCGGGCAGACGCACGTGCACCGCTTCGTTCCCAGGCTGCTGGAGCACATCGTGAAGGGCGAGATCGACCCGACGGTCATCATCTCGCACCGCCTCAGCCTGGACGAGGCTCCACACGGGTACCACATCTTCAAGCACAAGGAGGACCACTGCGTGAAGTGCGTCCTCGACCCCTGGGCGGCCCCCAGGCAGGGGAACGCCAGCGGGACCTCCAAGGCGATGGGCGCGGACTGA
- a CDS encoding class I SAM-dependent methyltransferase codes for MTQTLPNYALGASDQEIARLDGQAASIEAPTRLFLRAAGIEPGMRVLDLGTGLGHVARLVAELVGPEGQVVGIDTSARLLEVARERAHEYPQVTFVQGDVRTWRDPAPFDAVVGRLILFHLPDAGNVLHHQLGALRPGGVMLMLDFDLGSSRAEPAVPLVTQTLEWVMAAFRSAGASPVVGTRLALLLAEAGLADVQTFGVQGYLAPGDPRGPALLGGVVRSMAPQIVAAGIATPEQIGIETLSQRIAAAVQTTGCAVLPPALAGAWGRRTL; via the coding sequence ATGACACAGACCCTCCCGAACTACGCGCTTGGAGCGAGTGATCAAGAAATTGCCCGGCTAGACGGCCAGGCCGCCTCCATCGAGGCTCCGACCCGCCTGTTCTTGCGGGCAGCAGGGATAGAGCCTGGGATGCGGGTGCTTGATCTCGGCACCGGACTGGGCCATGTGGCGAGGCTGGTGGCCGAACTCGTCGGCCCCGAGGGGCAAGTGGTCGGCATCGACACCAGCGCGAGGTTGCTCGAAGTGGCCCGCGAGCGAGCCCATGAATATCCGCAAGTGACCTTCGTGCAGGGCGATGTGCGGACCTGGCGTGACCCTGCCCCGTTCGACGCGGTGGTCGGACGCTTGATCCTGTTTCATCTGCCCGATGCGGGGAACGTGCTGCACCATCAACTCGGGGCGCTGCGCCCGGGCGGCGTAATGCTCATGCTGGACTTTGACCTGGGTTCGTCCCGTGCCGAACCGGCCGTGCCGCTGGTGACCCAGACGCTGGAGTGGGTGATGGCCGCCTTTCGCAGCGCAGGCGCGAGTCCGGTGGTGGGGACCCGGCTGGCGCTGCTGCTGGCCGAGGCGGGCCTCGCGGACGTGCAGACCTTCGGCGTCCAGGGCTACCTCGCCCCAGGCGACCCACGCGGCCCAGCGCTGCTGGGTGGGGTGGTGCGCTCGATGGCACCGCAAATCGTCGCTGCGGGCATTGCCACGCCCGAGCAGATCGGGATCGAGACCCTTTCCCAGCGAATTGCCGCCGCCGTCCAGACGACGGGCTGTGCGGTGCTGCCCCCAGCGCTGGCCGGAGCCTGGGGACGGCGAACCCTCTGA
- a CDS encoding zinc-dependent alcohol dehydrogenase: MRALCWEGVNDLRVQTVPDPEIVNPHDVILRITMSTTCGSDLHFIDGYVPSMLPGDVIGHEFMGVVEDAGSEVKKVKKGDRVVVPSFVACGDCWYCQHDLYSLCDNTNPNAEVQAPLLGYPTGACFGYTHAFGGYAGSHAQYMRVPHADVGCFQVPEGLRDEQVLFLSDAAPTGYMGADFCDIQPGDIVAVWGCGGVGLMAQQSALLLGAERVIAIDRFPERLKMARDHIGSETINYAETPDVLAILHEMTGGRGPDACIDAVGMEAHGTGPGYLYDKAMQTLRLVTDRGQALRQAIMAVRKGGTLSVLGVYGVMDKFPIGVIMNKGLTVRSAQQHGQHYLPRLLEHAVKGELDPSYLATHRFSLEDGPRAYQMFKNKEDGLVRAVFTP; the protein is encoded by the coding sequence ATGCGCGCACTCTGCTGGGAAGGCGTGAACGACCTGCGGGTCCAGACCGTCCCCGACCCCGAGATCGTCAACCCGCACGACGTGATCCTGCGAATCACGATGTCCACCACCTGCGGCTCGGACCTGCACTTCATCGACGGGTACGTGCCGAGCATGTTGCCCGGCGACGTGATCGGCCACGAGTTCATGGGCGTCGTCGAGGACGCCGGATCCGAGGTGAAGAAAGTCAAGAAGGGTGACCGGGTGGTCGTGCCGTCCTTCGTCGCCTGCGGGGACTGCTGGTACTGCCAGCACGACCTGTACTCGCTGTGCGACAACACCAATCCCAACGCCGAGGTGCAGGCGCCGCTGCTGGGCTATCCGACGGGAGCGTGTTTCGGGTACACCCACGCCTTCGGGGGGTACGCCGGATCGCACGCCCAGTACATGCGGGTGCCGCACGCCGACGTGGGCTGCTTTCAGGTTCCCGAGGGGCTGCGCGACGAGCAGGTCCTCTTTTTATCCGACGCCGCCCCCACCGGATACATGGGCGCCGACTTCTGTGACATCCAGCCCGGCGACATCGTGGCCGTGTGGGGCTGCGGCGGCGTGGGCCTGATGGCCCAGCAGAGCGCCTTGTTGCTCGGGGCCGAGCGGGTCATTGCCATCGACCGCTTCCCGGAGCGGCTGAAGATGGCGCGCGACCATATCGGCTCGGAGACCATCAACTACGCCGAAACGCCCGACGTGCTCGCCATCCTCCACGAGATGACAGGTGGGCGCGGCCCCGACGCCTGCATCGACGCGGTGGGGATGGAGGCGCACGGCACCGGACCCGGCTACCTGTACGACAAGGCCATGCAGACGCTGCGCCTCGTGACCGACCGGGGGCAGGCACTGCGGCAGGCCATCATGGCAGTCCGCAAGGGCGGCACGCTTTCCGTCCTGGGCGTGTACGGCGTGATGGACAAGTTCCCTATCGGGGTGATCATGAACAAGGGCCTCACGGTGCGCAGCGCCCAGCAACACGGCCAGCACTACCTGCCCAGACTGCTGGAGCACGCGGTGAAGGGCGAACTCGATCCTTCCTATCTCGCCACGCACCGCTTCTCGCTGGAGGACGGGCCGCGCGCCTACCAGATGTTCAAGAACAAGGAAGACGGCCTCGTGCGCGCGGTCTTCACACCCTGA
- a CDS encoding SRPBCC family protein, protein MAPSLLQLALGVAAGAALFAMRGSSAPLPQNVAQRRTRAATSRQEVERAITITRPVAEVYAFWRDFGNLARFMSHLESVRVQGQGRSHWVAKGPAGSRVEWDALLTEDEPERHLAWRSVEGSQIINEGRVDFIPAPADRGTEVRVRLTYHPPAGALGVAFARRFGEEPAQQVDEDLRRLKRLLETGAEPTNQGQPSGRKNPVTRGLAQMYDNRRTA, encoded by the coding sequence TTGGCGCCCAGCCTCCTTCAACTGGCCCTGGGCGTGGCGGCGGGTGCCGCGCTGTTTGCGATGCGGGGGTCCAGCGCGCCGCTGCCGCAGAACGTCGCGCAGCGCCGTACGCGCGCGGCCACGTCGCGCCAGGAGGTGGAGCGCGCCATCACCATCACGCGGCCCGTCGCGGAGGTATACGCCTTCTGGCGGGACTTCGGGAACCTCGCGCGGTTCATGAGTCACCTGGAGAGCGTGCGGGTGCAGGGACAGGGCCGCTCGCACTGGGTGGCGAAGGGCCCAGCCGGGAGCCGTGTGGAGTGGGACGCGTTGCTGACCGAGGACGAGCCCGAGCGGCACCTCGCGTGGCGCAGCGTGGAGGGCAGCCAGATCATCAACGAGGGACGCGTGGACTTCATTCCCGCGCCCGCCGACCGGGGCACGGAGGTGCGCGTGCGCCTCACGTACCACCCGCCCGCAGGCGCACTGGGCGTGGCGTTCGCGCGCCGGTTCGGGGAGGAACCGGCGCAGCAGGTGGATGAGGACCTGAGGCGCCTCAAGCGCCTGCTGGAGACGGGCGCTGAGCCCACGAACCAGGGGCAGCCGAGCGGCCGGAAGAACCCCGTGACGCGCGGCCTCGCGCAGATGTACGACAACCGGAGGACCGCATGA